The stretch of DNA tttgtatatttatttagggGAAAAAATCTTCATTCACGCATTCCCATGAATTTCTATCATTTGTGAACTTTAATGAAACATTCATCTGTCATTGTGCCTTTCACTGAATTTTCTTTTTGATTTGGGTCTTCAGTTGGAGCTATATGTCTAAAACTTCAAATATTTTTGGTTCATAGGGTCCAATCGAACACATTGCTGAATAGTTTGTTGCTTTCAATATCATTGTTTGAAATACACTATAAATTATATGATGTTTGCAACAAATTTGCTGTTACAAATGTAACATTAGTccattaatgcattttttttttttgttctatataaaatgttttagcacCCAAGGTTTTCAGGTGACTTCCTTCAAATGGTGCTGTTTTAGCTCAACAGATTGTATGTTGAAAACAACAAATTgtcaataaataattatgactGATTATCTTTTTTTAGTAATTACTTTCTGCCTGTCATTTTGTTTGAGATTCCAAAAATAGAAGAAAtagaaaatattgtttaaaaaaattaatgaaatattttatgtatattaCACAGTAGtagccaaaagtgatgtccagaTGGGATATTTGcacaatatatgtttttaatgacatTTCAGTTGAAGAATTTGAAATGCTGAGCATGAACACTTGTGTGCAACTTTGTTGCATTGTGTTTGGGATCGAGAAAATACAGATTTGCTCTCCAGGCAGATCCTCCATACTTGGCTACATTGTGTTCAGCAGGATTCCTAAGTATTGGTCTATTTTCAAAGTGCCAGCAACTACATTCTTCCAAAACCTACTATAGACATGCTGCATCAATACCAATATGTTTCCCCTGCCAATTGGCGCCATTTGGTATTAAAACACTCCAGTTGTCCCCTACGAACATACCTGACACCTTTCAAGATGAAAGCACCATTTAGACCAGTCTGCAACATGATTATAAACAGCtgaatatttgtatatttttgtagctatcgaaataaaaatgcatatatttgGACTTTAATTGACCTGTGAACGTCTGGGTATCTGTGTGGAGGGAAAAAACATTCCACTAGAGGGCGTATGTTTGACATTAAAAGATTTGATTATGGTTGAATCTATTTTTTCAAGTGAACTGAACCCTAAACTTTAGCTGAGTTGTGAAaaccaaaaaaatatttagtgtgtTAACTTAAATCTCTGGTAGATGTTGAATGAACTCAAAAATAATAGTTAAACTTTTGGCACATTTTGAGTAAAAGCTACTTTCCATTATAAGTTAGTTATACTGTTTACAGTGTACACAACTTCTCAATCCAGCCTCTTCTAGTTGTTGGCTTACAGTTCAAGATGAAATTGGAGGTCTTTAGAAGCTGTTTTGAAGTGGTGATTTTCATCCTCTGGTCAAAATGTTGATTAGTCTTCATTGAGCCACAGCACTTTACATTCTGCATGAGATTTCACTGTACTTTGAAATAATTCTGTGGACATTTTGACCATTCACATACCGCACATGAGCAATATCCATAACTTATTGATCAGATTTAGCCATTTCAACAATATACTCCTTGGTTGCAGAGAACAGCTCCTTCTATCTGGCCATTTTCATTGAaaccaataaaataataatagctAGTTTGGTATAACCACTTTGCCAAAATGATGTCCAAACAATATGGTATGTTTCATTGCGTCATGACAAATTatattgtcatatatatatatatatatatatatatatagctgaaatgaacagctgaaataattaaaaaaaatatcaacatGTTCAAAACTGTCATCCTTGATTGATTTGTTGATTTTAGTATTTCAGGAAATGGGATAAAGACTATTTCAGTTGATTAATAGAAACCAACAGGTAGAGGGAAAGAATGCAtcaaacaatataaatctttattaATTCTAAAAACAGCGAACATGTACAAATTCATGCACACTGTATGTCTAATTAATACAGAACATGTACAGAGGTAATATAGATTCATATAGAGATCCGACATCATGAAGCCATGAGATTGGACAGGAGCTGTCAGTCATGATTTGTTACCTGCaaacttccaatgaaatgttcCTCGGCTGCAAACAAGCGGATGGACTTGGATAATTCCTTGTGATCTTATATATCTTGGCTAAGCCAGCCAGAAAGCTGGTGCCTTCGTAAGTTCTTTAGAGGAGAGTAAACCGCTTAGTTACATTCTGCTCTTTTGTCGAAATGAACACTTTTGATTGGTATGGGGTTTTAGAAAATTCTCAATGCTTAGTTTCCTTCAGCTGTCATTGTGATTGAATAAAAACGCCACTACAATGTATTGTGCCTAATGGGTCAGTCAAagagcattttaaaaacaaaatcaggAATTTCCATTTTCAGTTTGCACAAGTCCATTCACACGAGAGGATGTCTCATataattctctctctcttttttttagattttcttttgcgagatgaaaattaaatttattattatcaatgcatAATGCACTGTTTAAATAGCAgtgttttcattacaaaaaataaataaaagacgTATTTGAAGATGTACTGCACAAGAAGGATGGTAGGATATCGTGCCTGGTTTGGCCATCCAGCGGGCTGTGTCTTCGAGACAAAGGGGCTCCCTTGGCTCTTGACAATGTGTAAAGGTATGGGATTTGAACAATCAGGGGGAGGATAACAGGAAAACAGGTCCAGACAAGATGTAAATGTGGTGTGGAATAATTTATGCGGCCACGGAAGAGGTTTCGGTCTTGCTGGAAACCTCTGAGGCCTCATCAATCTTCTTGCCAAATACCGTCTCCATGATGCAGGCATGGAACTGGAATATAAAATGGAAGATTAGTGTTTGTCTGCATGTGCATAGTTATTATTCAACACACTTGTGTTGTTCATCTCACCTGTTTGTTCATGAAGGCGTAGATTAGGGGATTGTATACACAGGAGCTCTTTGAGAATAAAGCGGGGATGGCGACCAGACGGTAATCCTTGTTTGCATCGTCAGCATAGCCAAAGTATATGGCAGATATGGCATAAGGGCCATAGCAAACCAAAAAAGAGCCAACCATTACAATAATCATCCTGGACACTTCCTTCTCGGCCTTCTGGGTAGAGGCTGACTCAGCCTGCTGGGCTGCAACCTATGGGTCAATTTCATTTTATAGCTTTTGAAATATCcatgtttattttgatgaagCATTCACACATATTCTGAAAGATATTGAGATTTAGTAATTTAGTAGAGATTTAGTatacatactatatatattatatatagttataCTATAGTTATAGTcatatgtatattttaaaaaatacatttagtgTCCTACTCCATGTGTGCAttaaattatcattttaaaacaatattacattattaagtttatcaatttttaattcttaaaaaataatattcttAATCCTTATCTGATTGGACAGAGCCATGGAAAACTAGTAATAGTAATTAATAACATCATAATACCTCATAGGAAGGCCATGGtacttttaaacactttttgtttattaaaaaatatttctctGTGATATTATTTTTGCAAGTGTGAgctctataaaaataaattactttaaaaatcaGTTTCTGACTGTAAAAgaacggaagaggattagggccaagcaataataaaaaaataaaaccatctcgagattaaagttaaatttcgagaaaaaaagtcaaaataaaatgttgagaataaactcgttaaattacgagaaaaaaattgttaaatttcgagaaaaaagttgagataaaatgttgagaataaagtcattaaattacgagaaaaaactcgttaaatttcgagaaaaaagtcaagataaaatgttgagaataaagtcattaaattacgagaaaaaaaagtcgttagattatgagaacaaattcgttaaattatgagaaagaaagtcaagataaaatgttgagaataaagtcattaaattatgaatttgttctcataatttaacgacttttttctcgtaatttaatgactttattctcataatttaatgagtttattctcaacattttatctcgacttttttctcgaaatttaacgacatttttctcataatttaactaatttgttctcataatttgacaacctttttctcgtaatttaatgactttattctgaacattttatcttgacttttttctcataatctaacgactttttttttcttgcaatttaacgagtttattctcaacattttatctcgacctttttctcgaaatttaacgagttttttctcgaaatttaacaactttaatctcaaaatggttttatttttttattattgcttggccctaatcctcttctgtagtaAAAGTAATGGGGGGaataaattgaatttttttGGCCAGAAAGTTTGGgatacatgaaaaaaaaaaaaattggcagtttgcaaaattaaaaatttattttgttcTGCATTGCTTTGGAAGCAAAGGACCCTGATCGGCTATATCTATTTAAGCATGGCCAGAATTTGAAAATCagaagcaaaataaataattattaaatgcttaataataacatattaatCATAAATAAACCACAAATATAGCCTGGatatgcaataaataaatattcattaaaacaattattaatCTACAAATCTTTACCAATTTCTGTCTACAAGAGTTTGTTAAAAGCAAAGAGTTGGGACACTCACAGCACGCAGGGCACCCAGGAGCTGTGAGTAAGAGAAGACGATGATGGTAATTGGCAAGATGAAGCAGGTGACCATGAGGAAGTAAGTGTAGCTCTCTGTATTGTACTCCTCGCTTTTTGTGTACCAGTCAGGTCCGCAGGAGGTGCCGAGGCCCTCTGGAATGTATctgtaaattaaaatgtaaataaaatcaaTCTTTAATATTATGAGTGCGTGTTTCCAAACATCTCACCAAGAATATTTCCTTCACCTGCTCCATCCCCAGAAAGGAGGAGTGGCACAGCCGATACCCATGACCCAGGTGAACGCCACAGCTGCGAGGGCCTGGCTTTGCCCAAACTTGAAGCTTCCGAAGGGTTTGCAGATGACCACATATCTCTCGAAAGCCAGAACAGCAAGGGACCATCCCGTCACAAGACCtgtgaaaacaaaaaatcatCAGCACACCAATCTGAATGTAATGCCTACTGTTCAAACTTTTAGACTCTTACCAGCAATCGATCCCATTGCGCATTCCATCGCACATAACGTAGGACCGAAGAAAAAATAACCTCTAAGAGCCGAGAGGAATACTTGGCTTACAGAGAATGTGTCGAAAATGAAGCCTGCTAGGGAGACGTTCACTAGGATGTAGTTGAGAGGCTGTCGGAGCTTCTTGTACTTCATTGTAACGAAGAGGACAATGGCATTCAGAGGGGTGCCCACAAAAAATACGAAGCCCATGAAAGCTGCCTGCAGGTAGAAAGCCCACTTGGGGGCCAGGTGGTACTGTGGGCCCTCGAAGGGGCTGATTTTGGAAAGGTTTCCAAACTGAAAGGCCCACGCGTCCATGGTTGCGCCGTTAGAGGCCTTGTCCTAACACAGTGTCCTGGTGGAGTCTATGAGCAGCCTAACTGACGAATGCGGACCAGATAGCCTTTTATAAAATCCTCAAAGTCTTGCCTGGTGTGAAAAGTTGTGGATGAAGAGGAAGATCATCCT from Chanodichthys erythropterus isolate Z2021 chromosome 8, ASM2448905v1, whole genome shotgun sequence encodes:
- the opn1sw1 gene encoding opsin-1, short-wave-sensitive 1 — protein: MDAWAFQFGNLSKISPFEGPQYHLAPKWAFYLQAAFMGFVFFVGTPLNAIVLFVTMKYKKLRQPLNYILVNVSLAGFIFDTFSVSQVFLSALRGYFFFGPTLCAMECAMGSIAGLVTGWSLAVLAFERYVVICKPFGSFKFGQSQALAAVAFTWVMGIGCATPPFWGWSRYIPEGLGTSCGPDWYTKSEEYNTESYTYFLMVTCFILPITIIVFSYSQLLGALRAVAAQQAESASTQKAEKEVSRMIIVMVGSFLVCYGPYAISAIYFGYADDANKDYRLVAIPALFSKSSCVYNPLIYAFMNKQFHACIMETVFGKKIDEASEVSSKTETSSVAA